Genomic window (Fusobacterium sp.):
TTATGTATCATAAAACCATAGGCCGCCTCTTGATAATCTTTAGCTACTTTATCAATAGTTTTAATCTCTGCTGCTTGAAGCTTAAATACAATACAAAGCAGCAAAATACACTTAATAAATAACTTTTTCATATCCTTCTCCTCCCTTAATATTATTTTATTGCTACTTCCTATAATAACCTTTAATACAGCTTATGTCAAATACCTATATTGAATATTGACTTATGTCTTAAAAACATTGGAATATTTTTATTAAAATTTCAAAATAGCAGACATATAATATTAATTCTAGATCTTTAAACCCAAATAATAACATGCTTAAAAAGCATATTATTATATTCAATATAAGTATTTGTTATTTGAAAATTTTTATTATATACTTCAGTTAAGATTAAAAGTCTTAAAATCTAAGGAGGTTAAAAATGAAAAATTTATCATTATTATCAACTTGCAAAAGGATTATGCTTGGAATGGCTTTAATGACTACTGGAGCAGGTAATATTTTTGCTGCTGATATGTCGAATGGAGCTGACAATTTCTATAAAAGTGATAAAGTAACTTTACAAAAAGTCACATTTCAAAATCAATATAAAATGGGGGTTACAGGTAATTTATTTGTTCCAAAAAATATTAATCAAAATGCTAAAAATTCAGCAATAATTATTGGTCATCCTATGGGAGCAGTAAAAGAGCAATCTTCTAATCTATATGCTCAAAAACTTGCTGAACAGGGATTTGTAACACTTGCAATAGATCTATCATTCTGGGGAGAAAGTGAAGGACAGCCTCGTAATGCTGTATCACCAGATATCTATGCTGAAGATTTCAGTGCAGCAATTGATTATTTAGGAACTCGCCCATTTATTGATCAAAATAAAATTGGTGCTCTTGGTATCTGTGGAAGTGGAAGTTTCGCTATTAGTGCAGCAAAAATTGATCCTCGTATGAAAGCCATAGCTACAGTAAGTATGTATGATATGGGATCAGCTAGTCGTAATGCACTCAACCATTCATTAACATTGGAGCAGCGTAAAGAATTCATTGCTGAAGCTGCTGAACAGCGTTATGTAGAATTTAATGGTGGAGAAACTAAATATACTAGTGGAACAGTACATAGAATTGATGAAAATTCATCTCCAATAGAAAGAGAATTTTATGATTTCTATCGTACTTCACGTGGGGAATTCACACCTAAAGGAGCTACTTCTGAAACAACAACACACCCTACACTTACAAGTAGCATAAAATTTATGAATTTCTACCCATTTAATGACATTGAAACTATCTCTCCTCGTCCAATGTTATTTATTACTGGAGACCAGGCTCATTCAAAAGAGTTTAGCGAAGATGCATACAGACGTGCAGCTGAACCAAAAGAATTACTTGTTGTTCCTGGTGCTGGACATGTGGATTTATATGACCGTGTTGACATGATACCATTTAATAAATTAACTGATTTCTTTAAAACAAATCTGAAATAAAAAAAATTTCCCCTTCTAGTTTTATCTTGAAGGGGATTTTTATCACAATAAAAAAATAAAAATTAATTCTTGACCTAGAGTCCACTCCAGATGTTAGACTTAATACATCAAGAAATAAATCAAAAAATATTATTATATAAGGAGAAAAAATATGTATTTAGAAAAAATAGATAACCCAAAAGATTTAAATAAAATGAATATGGAAGAGTTAAAAAAACTGGCAGATGAAATGAGAAAAGCTCTTCTTAACAGGCTGAGTAAAACTGGAGGACATATAGGTCCTAATTTAGGAATGGTTGAAGCTATCATTGCTATGCATTATGTTTTTAATTCTCCTATAGATAAATTTGTATTTGATGTATCTCATCAAAGTTATCCATACAAAATGCTGACAGGAAGAAAAGATGCTTATCTATATGAAGAGCATTTCCATGATGTTTCAGGTTATACAAATCCTGATGAAAGCGAACATGATATGTTTAATATAGGTCATACTTCAACATCTATAAGTTTAGCTTCTGGTCTAGCAAAAGCAAGAGATTTAAAAAATGATAATGAAAATATTATTGCTGTGATTGGTGATGGTTCTCTGAGTGGTGGAGAAGCATTAGAAGGATTGGACTTTGCAGGAGAATTAAACAGTAATTTTATCATTGTTGTTAATGACAATGATATGTCTATTGCAGAAAATCATGGCGGATTATATAAAAATTTAAAAAAATTAAGAGAAAGTAATGGAACTCATGAGTGTAATCTCTTTAAAGCAATGAGCTTAGACTATATTTATGAGAATGAAGGAAATAATATTGAAAAATTAATTGAAACATTTACAAAAGTAAGAGATATCAATCATCCAATAGTTGTTCATATCAATACTCAAAAGGGTAAGGGATATAAATTTGCTGAAGAGAACAAAGAAAACTGGCATTGGAATTTCCCATTTGATATAGAAACTGGAAATATATCATTATCTTTTGATGAAGACTATAGTTCAATAACTGCAGATTATTTATTGAATAAAATGAAAAAAGACCATAGAGTAACTGCTGTTGTTGCTGGAGTTCCAACCAATATTGGATTTACAGCAGAAAAAAGAAAAAAAGCAGGAAAACAATTTGTGGATGTAGGAATTGCTGAAGAACATGCTGTTGCTATGGTTTCAGGGATTGCTAAAAATGGATGTAAACCAGTATTTGCAACATATTCCAGCTTTATTCAAAGAACATATGACCAGATATCACAAGATTTATGTATTAATAATAATCCTGCAACTATATTAGTAAATGGTGCATCTATATACAGTATGAACGATGTTACACATTTAGGTATTTTTGACATTCCACTAATTTCAAATATTCCAAATATTGTTTATCTGGCGCCTACTTCTAAAGAAGAATATCTTGCTATGCTGGACTGGAGTATAGAACAATCTCAATATCCTGTGGCAATTCGTATTCCAAGTAATGGAGTTATATCAGATAACAGAGATGTTGGCACTGATTACAATGATATTAATAAATATAAAATAGAAATAAATGGAAATAAAGTAGCAATTTTAGCCTTAGGAGACTTTTATCAATTAGGAGAGGAAATATCAAAAGAAATAGAAAAAAAATTAAAATTTATCCCAACACTGATTAATCCAAGATATATTACAGGATTAGATGAAGCAATGCTTAAAGATCTATTAAATAATCATGATATGATTATTACTCTGGAAGATGGTATTCTAAATGGGGGGTTTGGAGAAAAGGTGTCATCTTTCTATGGTACCTCAGATGTTAAAGTTAAAAATTATGGTTTCAAAAAAGAGTTTATTGACAGATATGATGTAGATGAAGTTCTAAAGGAAAATGGAATTAGTAAAGAAAAAGTTATTAAAGATATTCTTAACTGTAATATATTATAAATTATTATTAACTATTACTAAACATATAAATTTTTAAATACTCCAGATAACTTTATGATTTAAAATTGAAAAAATGTCTTAAGTGCAATACATCCAATATCTTAATTGTCTAAGATATTGGATGTATTTTTTATATAATTTTATATTTTTTATTGGCTTTTTAACTCATGAATAGTTATTTTTTTATAAAAAAAGAGCCATTAAAAATGACTCTTCCTAACTTAATTACTCAGCTGATATAGCTGAAACAGGACATACACCTGTACAAGCTCCACAATCAACACAACTATCTGATATTCCATATTTTCCATCATCAGTTGCAGATATCGCTCCTACTGGGCAAGTTCCTTCACAAGCTCCACATCCTATACAAGTATCTTTATCTATTACGTGCATTAAAATACCTCCTAATATTCATTTAATTTTTTAACTAATTAAATTTTATATCATTTTATAAATCTTGTCAAGTGTAATTTAAAAAAAATGTTGTATTTTCAAACACTTATATTTTGATTTTCAAATAATTTAATACACTTTCATCACATTTAGATTAGGCATCATGCTCCAATAGATCATTAGCTTTTATTATAGTTGTCAATTTTCTTCCATATTCTTCTCTTATTTCAGAATAATTATTTAAGTGTTTTACCAATTTTAATGAATTTTCTCCATTAACTATTGCTGTTCTAAGTTGTTTATAAGCCCCATGTCTTGCTAATGTCATTATATAATCTTTTACTGACTCATCAATAGTATCATATTTTTTATAATAAGTCCCTTTTCCTACTTTAACACTTTTATTCTGATCCTTCGAAAAAGATTTCATTCCAAAAAGATTATTTCCTTTTTTAGCAACATTTGAAGTCCCCCATCCGCTTTCTAATGAAGCTTGAGCTATTATTAATGAGGTAGGAGGTATTATCATTTTATTCAAAAGCTCCTCTATATTCATATTTTTTACTTTATATTTTGTAAAAGCATTATTTAAAATATTTTTTTCTTCCTGTGTACTTACACCTTTTTCAATTATTTTCTTTATCTGTTCTTTTTCAATTTTTATTTCTACTTCAATATTTTCAATTATCGGTACAAGTGTTTGTATGAATAATTTCTTTCTTTCATTTCCTTGTATTGCACTAAAATCAATTCTTTTATTTAGATAAAACTGTTTGTTTTTTAGTTCACTTTCATTTACTATGACTTCTGAAAAAGCAGTAAATGAAAGAAGAAAAATTAATAACATGAATATTTTTTTTCTCATTATTTCCTCCGAATTAATAAAGTTAGCAGAAAATCCAATTGATTTTCTAAATATTGTTATATTGACCACCATCTCTGGTGATCATATCTTTCTGCTTATCCCCATATCAGCGTCAGAATACACCTCTCTAAACATTAATTTATAAATTCTCAAAAGAGGTATATTTTTTTAATTAAATAACAAGATATTATATCATATTAATTAAAAAAAAGATAACTTTTTTTGACAATTTTTAGTAAAAAAAAGTAAAAAGCTCTCTAAAAAGAGAGCTTTAATGCTATGCTTAAATTTAATTGTCTCTCTTTATCCAATTCTCTTCTCCATTTATTAACAGTGGCAGATAAATAGTTGCATCTTCCATTGGTGAAAGCTTAAATTCATTCTCCAATGTAACATCTTTACCTGTATTATCTTTAAATTCAATAATTAATTTGTGTTTTGACCCTTTTACGTATACCATTGCTTTTTTATTTACTTTGATTTTTTTAGCTTTCTCTCCACTTATAGAATATGAAACATCTATGGCTGTATATTCTCCAACTTTTTTATTATCAATAAATACTCTATGTTGTTTTCCACTGATAAACAAAGCTACTGCAATTCCTACAAGAACTGCTATTAAAATTATCCAGTTTCTCACTATTTTCATTAGTTTCCACCTGCCTGACTAGAGTTTGCATCAAGTATTCTTTTTCTCTCTGCTTCTTTTTCTTTCTCTCTTCTCCATTGGTGAAGTATAAGAACAAAAGCAATTATTCCATATGATACAAATACTCTAAAATACTCTCCAATCTGTGCTGAACCAATAAGTTCTTTACCTGCTCTAGGAGCTAACACAAACATAGTATGAAAAAGAATTACTCCACTAAGTGCATTTGGAATACTTGCTTTTGATACAGTTGCTCCTCCTATCAAAAGAGCTGCAATAGCAAACATTCCTATCTGTTCATGACTGTTATATGTATTCATAGTTCCTATATTTTGAAGAAATATCAGTTGCCCTATTCCAGCAAGAATAGTAGAGATAACTATTGCTAGTATTCTTGTTCTATCAACTGCTATACCTGATGATTTAGATACTTCTATATCTTGCCCTATTGCCCTCATATCCTGACCTAGTTTAGTTTTTCTAAACCAAACTATAAAAAAACATAGAAGTACTATAGCAAGAATTGTTAATACTGGAATAGAATACTGTCCTATATTAAAAACTATTCCATCATCCAAAGCTCTTCTTATATTTTTGAGATCTATCGCATTTCTTATTCCATGCCCTCTTGAAAGAAGAATTGCTTCATTTTTTATAGGTATTACTTTTCCCATTCCGTATAGAACTAAAAGCTGATATACTCCATTGATAAAAAATCCAAGTATCATAGATGTGATCATCTCTCTGCCCTTTGCTCTATTCAAAACAATTCCACCTATATAGCCCATAAGAGCTGCTATTGGAAGAGTTATTATAACAGCAAGAAAAAATCCTTGAAGTCCAACTATATTCCAGTCAGTTATAAATATTAAAGCTATCTGTCCAGCCATTGCTCCCAACACTATACCAAAATTCAGTCCCATTCCTGCTATTATGGGTATTAAAAGAGATAATACTAAGAATAAATTACGAGACAGTCTTAAAATTATTTCCTGTATAAGATATTCTATACTCAATCCAGATATTGGTATGGATAAAAGTATTATTATTACCATAAATATAGGAACTATATTATTTACTAAGAATTTTTTAATTTTATTTTCCACTTCCAGCACCTTCCTTTCTTGTCAAAGCATATAATATCATTCCATTAGATACTATAATTCTTATTGTTTCTGACATATCTGTCTGGATTATATTATTAACAACTGTAGGTGTCATTGTCAGTATTCCCTGAAACAAAAATGTTCCTACTATAACATTGACAATAGTAACTTTGTTTACAGATGCTCCCCCTATAAGAATTGCTGCTATAGCAGGGAATGCCATATAAAATGGTGCAAGATATAATTGTACAAATCCAAAACTTTGCTGATATACTACTATTCCAACTGCTGCAAGTACTGTAGACATAACAACAGATTTTACTCTTATTTTATCTATATTGATTCCAGTTGCCTTTGCAAATTTATCATTAGTTCCAACAGCTTTCATTGCATAACCAGTTCTTGATCTGAAAAATACCCACATTCCAAAAGCCAATATAGCAAAAAATACTATTTCTCCCACTGGAAGCATGTCACTTGGCATATGAAGTACCTTGTCAAGAATTCTATGCCAGTGGCTCTCAACACTGATGGTTGTACGAAGTCCTTCTCCTCCATAAGCCCAAATCATATCCTGACTTTTAAATGGAAGAACAAGCCACATTATGCACATTACAGCAACAGATGAGAAACCAATATATGTAGCAATCATCATCTCTCCACCTTTTACTTTATTAAGAATATGTCCATATAGCCATCCAAATAAAACAGCAAAGGGTATTGATATTATTATTGCTCCAATAAAACCTGCAAATCCGCTAAGCCCAATCTCTATACTTATTACTGCTCCCAAAAGTCCTGCTTCTACTCCAAGAGGCATTCCAAAATTCAATCCTGTTCCAGACTGTATCATTGGTACAAGAGATAAAACCAATATAGCGTTCATTCCAAATCGTACTAATGTATCTCCTAAAGCTGATTTTAAATTTATTCCTATAAAGGGAGAAACTATATACATAGACAAGAGAAACAGAGTTATTATTATCCTAGGCCACCCTGCATTCTTCAGCAGAGTCTTTATCTTATTCATTGTTTCCCTCCTTTGATACTCCTACCATCATCTTACCAAATTCTAATATATCTGCTGTAGGTGGTAGTATCCCTGCAACTTTTCCTTCATTTATTATTGCAATTCTATCACATATACTTCTCAATTCTTCTATTTCAGAAGATGTTATTACTACAGTTGTTCCCCTTGTAGAATTATATTCTTTCAAAGTATCTAAAACTAATTTTTTAGCTCCTACATCTATTCCTCTTGTAGGCTCAGAAACAAACAGAACTTCTGGATTCATAGTAAAAGCTTTAGCCAAACATACTTTCTGTTGATTTCCTCCACTTAATTCCTGAACTTTCTGTTTTTCACTCATACATCTTATTTCCAATTTTTTTATATAGTCCTGAGCATTTTCCTTCATTGCTTCTTCATTAACAAGACTGACTAAACCTCCAAATCTTTTTTTGAAAAACTTTCTTTGTATCTGCATAGCTGGATAGGCTATATTTTCTTCAATAGAGCTTTCAAGAAGTAATCCTACTCCCTTTCTATCTTCTGAAACAAAAAATATTCCCTTTTCTAATGTATTATTAGGATCATTTAATTTTATATCTTGTTCTTTAAAAATTACTTTTCCACTTGCATCATATAATCCCATTATTCCATTTGCAATTCCTATTTTACCCTGACCAGCCATACCTCCCAGTCCTAAAATTTCCCCTTTTTTTATGTCCAAATTTAATCCTTTTACCATTTCTCCTGGCATATCTACCCAGAAATTCTTCATAGAGATAATAACTTCTTTATTTTCATCCAGAGTCTCTGTTTTTTCTTCAGACTCTCCCATTTTTCTTCCTATCATCCATTCTGTTATCTGATTCATATCAGTATCTTTTGTATTTACAGTATTAATTAAAAGTCCATCTCTCAAAACCACTACCGTATCACATACATCCATTATTTCATCCAACCTATGAGTAATAAATATTATAGATATCCCTTTTTCAGATAGTCTTCTCATCGTTTCAAGCAATACTTTTGCCTCTTCTTCAGTTAAAACAGCAGTAGGTTCATCCAAAACTAAAAGCTTTGTTTTCTCTCTCTCAATCTCACGAGCTATTTCTGTAAATTGTTTATGAGCTACTGGCATCTCATTAATAATGATATTAGGATCTATCTCTATACCCAGTTGAGAAATAGCGTTATCAGCTCTCTCTTCTATATTTTTTGAATCTATTCTCCTTATTCTTTTACCAAAAAGATTTTCTAAAAAACTATTAGCAGTAGATTCTCTATTTAAAACGATATTTTCATTAGCCTTAAAACCAGGTATTAAAGAAAATTCCTGATGAACCATTCCTATTCCAACAGCAAGAGCATCAAATGGAGATTTGAAATTTGTTTCTTCTCCATTAAAAATTATTTTTCCTCCATACCCTCCTGTTTCAGAAATAACTGGCATACCAAAAATAGCCTTCATCAAAGTTGATTTTCCAGCTCCATTCTCTCCTACCAGCCCTACTATTTCACCAGGTTTAACCTCCAAATTTATATCTTTTAATACTATATTTTCTCCAAAAGACTTTGAAAGTCCCTCTATTTTCAATAATACATTATCCACATTTTCACCCCTTGAAAATTAAAGGAGGGGGATTACCCCTCCCTTATTATTTTATTTTAAAATATTTTTCAGGAACAGTCTCATTGGTCATGTTCATGTAACCTTTCCCTAAAACATAAGTGTCTTGATATAATAAGTAGAAATTATCTTTTTCCACTCCATTGACATCTGTATAGTTACTTCCATTCCATCCAGCACCAGGAGTAAATCTCTTCAATGAATCCATAATAGAGTCAAAGTCATTAGCATCTACATCTTTTTCTACAACAGCTCTTGCATGCTCTCCTAAAGCGATAACAGAAATAAAGTTATATGAGAAAGCCCATGTTCCCATTCTTCCAGCTCCACCTTTTTCCACTACAGTATCTTCAACTTTCTTTAATATTTTTGGCCAGTTTCCTTTTTCATCTTCAGAGAATTTTATCCCTAAAGCTCCAGGATATCCCATTGTAGGAGATGGTAAATCTGCTTCTACAAAATATCCTCCAACTTCAGCTACTCTTTTTAACAATGGTTCAGTATGAGCATCATTTGTTGCAAAGAATGCTGTCTCTTTACCATATTTTTCCAACCAGTTAGGTACTTGTTCTAATATATATTGTTGAGCTCCTGCTACTCCAACATCACTTACTGGGTCTGGAGCAGACATATCAATAAATTCCATCCCAAGATCTTTTGCTGTTTCTGCCATTATATTTCTTCTTCTTGATAATAATTCATAACTTAAATGTCTTGGAAAAGATATATGCATAAATTTAGTGGCTCCCATTTCTTTAGCAGCCTTTACAATCAAATATCCTCTTGCTACATTGTCTGGATTAGTTACTAAATCAGCTGCATCACTGATTATTTCTGGATCTTCATGTGGGGCATTTGCTATCAATAATATATCAGGTCTTTTTTCTCTTATTCTTCTAAAAGCTTCAACTGTACCTGGAATAGCTTCTGCTACTAATACAACTTTCATCTTAGGATCATCTGCTAATCCTACCATTTGAGAAATAGTAGTTTCCATCTCCTGCATAAAGTTATCTGGATAAGTAACATGAGTAACCATTCCACCTTTGTCACTTGCTCCATACATTTTCACTAGTTCTTCTGCACCACGAAGGCTATCTTCTGACTGAGATACTGTTCCACTTACCACTCCAATATGATAATCTGCTTCTGCAGCAAAACTGAACAATGAAAATAAAAACATAAAAAATCCAACAACATATTTTTTCATAAGTTCCCCCTTATAATTTTATTATATTCTTTATAATTTCTGTACTCAATTATGTACACACAACAAAAAGTACCATTATTTAAGTACAGAGGTTACAAAACTTTCTGATATTGTTAGGATTATACTCCTTTAAATAATGTATGTCAACCATTATTTTCTCTAATCAGAAATTTCTTTTCATTTTTTTGTTTTTTAAAAAATTATCATTCAAGATTTTAAGGTATTTTCTTTATATATTTATACTCGAATTAATATTTCATATTTTTTTATTTGTACGATTTATAAATTTTCTTTTTTATTAATTTAATAAAAAAAAATCTGGTATTATTTTAAATACCAGATCTAAATTATAAAATTATTTGCTTATTCCTAACCTTTTATTAAAAAATGAATCTTTTATTTCAGTATATTTATCTTTCTTTACTGCTTCAATCTTTTCTTCAATTTTCTTATATATATAGCATATAATATCTGAATTAGTT
Coding sequences:
- a CDS encoding alpha/beta hydrolase, encoding MKNLSLLSTCKRIMLGMALMTTGAGNIFAADMSNGADNFYKSDKVTLQKVTFQNQYKMGVTGNLFVPKNINQNAKNSAIIIGHPMGAVKEQSSNLYAQKLAEQGFVTLAIDLSFWGESEGQPRNAVSPDIYAEDFSAAIDYLGTRPFIDQNKIGALGICGSGSFAISAAKIDPRMKAIATVSMYDMGSASRNALNHSLTLEQRKEFIAEAAEQRYVEFNGGETKYTSGTVHRIDENSSPIEREFYDFYRTSRGEFTPKGATSETTTHPTLTSSIKFMNFYPFNDIETISPRPMLFITGDQAHSKEFSEDAYRRAAEPKELLVVPGAGHVDLYDRVDMIPFNKLTDFFKTNLK
- a CDS encoding 1-deoxy-D-xylulose-5-phosphate synthase is translated as MYLEKIDNPKDLNKMNMEELKKLADEMRKALLNRLSKTGGHIGPNLGMVEAIIAMHYVFNSPIDKFVFDVSHQSYPYKMLTGRKDAYLYEEHFHDVSGYTNPDESEHDMFNIGHTSTSISLASGLAKARDLKNDNENIIAVIGDGSLSGGEALEGLDFAGELNSNFIIVVNDNDMSIAENHGGLYKNLKKLRESNGTHECNLFKAMSLDYIYENEGNNIEKLIETFTKVRDINHPIVVHINTQKGKGYKFAEENKENWHWNFPFDIETGNISLSFDEDYSSITADYLLNKMKKDHRVTAVVAGVPTNIGFTAEKRKKAGKQFVDVGIAEEHAVAMVSGIAKNGCKPVFATYSSFIQRTYDQISQDLCINNNPATILVNGASIYSMNDVTHLGIFDIPLISNIPNIVYLAPTSKEEYLAMLDWSIEQSQYPVAIRIPSNGVISDNRDVGTDYNDINKYKIEINGNKVAILALGDFYQLGEEISKEIEKKLKFIPTLINPRYITGLDEAMLKDLLNNHDMIITLEDGILNGGFGEKVSSFYGTSDVKVKNYGFKKEFIDRYDVDEVLKENGISKEKVIKDILNCNIL
- a CDS encoding 4Fe-4S binding protein, which translates into the protein MHVIDKDTCIGCGACEGTCPVGAISATDDGKYGISDSCVDCGACTGVCPVSAISAE
- a CDS encoding glucosaminidase domain-containing protein, whose amino-acid sequence is MRKKIFMLLIFLLSFTAFSEVIVNESELKNKQFYLNKRIDFSAIQGNERKKLFIQTLVPIIENIEVEIKIEKEQIKKIIEKGVSTQEEKNILNNAFTKYKVKNMNIEELLNKMIIPPTSLIIAQASLESGWGTSNVAKKGNNLFGMKSFSKDQNKSVKVGKGTYYKKYDTIDESVKDYIMTLARHGAYKQLRTAIVNGENSLKLVKHLNNYSEIREEYGRKLTTIIKANDLLEHDA
- a CDS encoding DUF6672 family protein: MKIVRNWIILIAVLVGIAVALFISGKQHRVFIDNKKVGEYTAIDVSYSISGEKAKKIKVNKKAMVYVKGSKHKLIIEFKDNTGKDVTLENEFKLSPMEDATIYLPLLINGEENWIKRDN
- a CDS encoding ABC transporter permease, which codes for MENKIKKFLVNNIVPIFMVIIILLSIPISGLSIEYLIQEIILRLSRNLFLVLSLLIPIIAGMGLNFGIVLGAMAGQIALIFITDWNIVGLQGFFLAVIITLPIAALMGYIGGIVLNRAKGREMITSMILGFFINGVYQLLVLYGMGKVIPIKNEAILLSRGHGIRNAIDLKNIRRALDDGIVFNIGQYSIPVLTILAIVLLCFFIVWFRKTKLGQDMRAIGQDIEVSKSSGIAVDRTRILAIVISTILAGIGQLIFLQNIGTMNTYNSHEQIGMFAIAALLIGGATVSKASIPNALSGVILFHTMFVLAPRAGKELIGSAQIGEYFRVFVSYGIIAFVLILHQWRREKEKEAERKRILDANSSQAGGN
- a CDS encoding ABC transporter permease subunit, which codes for MNKIKTLLKNAGWPRIIITLFLLSMYIVSPFIGINLKSALGDTLVRFGMNAILVLSLVPMIQSGTGLNFGMPLGVEAGLLGAVISIEIGLSGFAGFIGAIIISIPFAVLFGWLYGHILNKVKGGEMMIATYIGFSSVAVMCIMWLVLPFKSQDMIWAYGGEGLRTTISVESHWHRILDKVLHMPSDMLPVGEIVFFAILAFGMWVFFRSRTGYAMKAVGTNDKFAKATGINIDKIRVKSVVMSTVLAAVGIVVYQQSFGFVQLYLAPFYMAFPAIAAILIGGASVNKVTIVNVIVGTFLFQGILTMTPTVVNNIIQTDMSETIRIIVSNGMILYALTRKEGAGSGK
- a CDS encoding sugar ABC transporter ATP-binding protein — encoded protein: MDNVLLKIEGLSKSFGENIVLKDINLEVKPGEIVGLVGENGAGKSTLMKAIFGMPVISETGGYGGKIIFNGEETNFKSPFDALAVGIGMVHQEFSLIPGFKANENIVLNRESTANSFLENLFGKRIRRIDSKNIEERADNAISQLGIEIDPNIIINEMPVAHKQFTEIAREIEREKTKLLVLDEPTAVLTEEEAKVLLETMRRLSEKGISIIFITHRLDEIMDVCDTVVVLRDGLLINTVNTKDTDMNQITEWMIGRKMGESEEKTETLDENKEVIISMKNFWVDMPGEMVKGLNLDIKKGEILGLGGMAGQGKIGIANGIMGLYDASGKVIFKEQDIKLNDPNNTLEKGIFFVSEDRKGVGLLLESSIEENIAYPAMQIQRKFFKKRFGGLVSLVNEEAMKENAQDYIKKLEIRCMSEKQKVQELSGGNQQKVCLAKAFTMNPEVLFVSEPTRGIDVGAKKLVLDTLKEYNSTRGTTVVITSSEIEELRSICDRIAIINEGKVAGILPPTADILEFGKMMVGVSKEGNNE
- a CDS encoding DUF3798 domain-containing protein, which translates into the protein MKKYVVGFFMFLFSLFSFAAEADYHIGVVSGTVSQSEDSLRGAEELVKMYGASDKGGMVTHVTYPDNFMQEMETTISQMVGLADDPKMKVVLVAEAIPGTVEAFRRIREKRPDILLIANAPHEDPEIISDAADLVTNPDNVARGYLIVKAAKEMGATKFMHISFPRHLSYELLSRRRNIMAETAKDLGMEFIDMSAPDPVSDVGVAGAQQYILEQVPNWLEKYGKETAFFATNDAHTEPLLKRVAEVGGYFVEADLPSPTMGYPGALGIKFSEDEKGNWPKILKKVEDTVVEKGGAGRMGTWAFSYNFISVIALGEHARAVVEKDVDANDFDSIMDSLKRFTPGAGWNGSNYTDVNGVEKDNFYLLYQDTYVLGKGYMNMTNETVPEKYFKIK